The Acidobacteriota bacterium nucleotide sequence TCGGCGCGCTTGAGCGCCATCCGGTCCCGCTTGTCCAGGCCGTCGCCCGAGGACGGACAGCTCTCCCGGCAGTGCGGGGCCGCCGCCTCGGCGAGGCGGGCCGCCGCGAAGCGCGACGCCAACTCGCGCTCGCGCGGGTACGCGGCGCGATGGGCATCGGCGCCCGCATGGCCGGCCACCAGACGCAGCGACTCCACCGTGCACGCGCGGCCGGCCGGCTGGGCGGCGCTCACGGCCCCGGCCGTCTCGCGATCGCGACGCTGCGGGTGCCCGGACGCCAGCCAGAGCGCCTCGTAGACCTGACGATGCAGCTCGGTCAGCCGGGACCGCGGCTGCGCGGCGTCGGCCGCCCGCGCCGGGACGACGAGACGGTCCTCGGGCCCGCCGGCCCGCGCATCGCGCTGCGCCTCTGGCGGACGCGCGTCGGCCACGTAGCCGACCTGCCCGCCCGCCGGTCCGTCAACGCGAAGCCCCGCCGTCTCGGCCGCCTCCAGGACCGTCTGCAGCCGATCGACCAGGTCGCGCCGCTGCTGTTCCGAGTCACGCACCGCGGCGCGAACCTCGGGAAGCAGCGCCCCCACGCGCTGCGCATCGACGCCGGCACGGCGGGCCAGCAGCTCGTCGACCCGGTCCGACTGCGCCAGCGTCCGCCCGGGCGCCACCCAGGCGCCGTCGGCGTCACCGGGAAGCTCGCGAATCTCGCGCGAGCAGGCGCGTGCCGTCATCAGTTCCGCGAAGTGCTCGACCTGCCGGCCGTAGTAGACGGCGGCGTCCCGCGGATACCGGTTGTAGAACCGATCCGCCGCCGCCACCGCCTTGGCCGCCTCCGCCTCGGCCGGCGCCGGAGACGGGTCCGGGGACGGCTCGAACGGCCGAAGGGTCTCCTCGAGGGCGAAGCCGACCTCCCGGAAGAAGTCCCGGCAGTCGTCCTCCGAGAGCGGCGCCAGGCGGAGCCGGCCGTCCACGAGCGGCTCAGACGAGGTCACGTGCACGGTGACCTCGCCGTCGGCCGCCGCCACCGACCACGACGCCGGGAGCCGCAGCTCGATCCCGCCCCTGGGCGGATCGACCAGCTCGGGACGGGCGACATCGGCCGCGAACCGGACCGCGCGGCCCCGCTCGGCGAGCGCGCCGATGGTCTCGGCGACCCACTGCCCGGGCGCCGGAACCTGGTCCTCGAGCCCGTCCAGCGGCCACTCGGGCGGCGAGCCGGGCATCGTCCCCGTGCCGCCGAGGCGGCCGTCGAGCGCACGCACGGCCTCGAAGACCGCCAACTCCGCATCGGCCGCCGAGGGGCGCGCGCCGGCCGCCAGCGACAAGCTGCGCACGCCGTCGATCGCGGCGGCCATCGCCCGGTCGAAGCGCGCCCCCGCCCCCGCCGGGCGCACAGCGAGGGGCGACGCGGGGTCGAGCACCTCGATCGCGCGGTTGAGGTTCGGATACGCCTCGTCGATCAGCGCCAACTTGTCGGGAGCCGCCTGCTGGCGCGCCGGGTCGAGTCCCACCGCGGTATGGGCGCGGCTGCGGAACCGGGTGACCTCGCACCACGCCCAGTGCGACTCGGCGTGATCGTGCACGGCGCGCAGCAGAGTCAGGCCCTGTTCGACGGGGCCGCCTCCCGAGAGCACGCGTTGCGCGATCGCGCGCCGGTCGGCGTTCCAGCCGCGCTCGACGTCCTGTGACGCGGCGGGGTCGCGCCTGCAGAGCGCGCGGTGATCCGACTCGCGGCGGTCCAGCAGCCGCCGCGCGTGATCGCCCGGGTCCGGATAGCCGCGGTGGCCCGCAACCCGCTCGTGCATCCCCAGCAGCACGGACAGCACCGCCGGATCGAAGTGCACCTGCCGCAACGTCACGTGCAGGTATGGCGGCTCCGCCTCCCGGAGCAGACGCCTTTCGAGCGACTCGCGCGCCTCGGGCAGCTTGACGTCGACGGCCGCGACCTTGTCGCCCTCGCCGGCGGCGTCCCGCGCCTCCTTCGCGTCGAAGTAGATCTGCTGCGAGACCCGGCGCGGACGCTCGACCACCACCCAGCCCGTGATGGGCTCTTCGGTATCCACGGCCCGGCCGGCCCGATGCTCGACCCGCTCGCCCGGCCGCGCGGCGGCCCGGGCCGCCGTCTCGGTGGCGTGCGCGCCGCCGCGAAGCACCTCCGGCGTGACGACGACCCAGCCGGACACGATGTCGCGCGGAATCTCGCGCGGCACGGCCCGGACCTGGTCACCGGGGCCGGCCTGCCGCCGGGCCGCTTCCTGCGTCCCGAAGACGCGCGACACGCTGGCCTCGCGCTCGTAGACGAGCCACCCGGCGGGACGGCCCGCCGCCTTGCTTCCCCGGAAGCGGCGCAGGATGTCGCCCGGATGCGCCTCGCGCTTCGCCTCGGCCTCGGTCTCGTAGCGCCCCCGCACCCGCTCGGGACGGAAGACGACCCACCCGGTCCCGACCTGCGGACCCTCGGCCGCGTACAGCGCCCGGTACCACTCGGGCGGACGTCCCACCGACTCGCGGTAGTAGGCCACCAAGTCGGGATTCGGACGCCGCGCCAGGAACGGCCCGCGCAGCGCGCGCACCGCCTCGACTCCTTCGGCCAGCGCCTGCACCGCCGCGCGCCGCCTCCATCTCCCGCAGATCTCGCGGACGACCCGCTGGCGCTGCTCCGGGTCCGCGTCCTCGCGCAGATAGGCCGCCCTGCCGTCGCTGACCCAGATCGAGTGCTGCGGCATGCGATGCCGCCGCTCCTCGAGCGGATCCCCGTGCCAGGGGGCCCGCGGCTCGCTGCGCCCGGCCTCGCGGATCCGGCCCGGCTCGAGCGCCAGCGGATCGACGGCGCGATCCTCGATGTCGCGCGCATCGAGCTCCTCGGCGATCTCCTCGGCGCGGGCCGCTGTCTCGTCCTCCGCCGCCTGCTGCTCGTCGGGGTCCTGGACCAGGTCCGGCCATCCGAAGGTCCTCGCCTCCAACGAACGCCCCGCGGCGTCCTCGACCAGCCGGGAACCCGGACCGCGACCGCCGGACGACGCGCCGCGCTTCGCCATCGCGTACGCCTCCTCTCGGGAGCGGGCTCCGGGAACGGAGCCGCCTCGCCACCGGAAAACCTAGCCAACGCTCAGCGGCACGCGGGGGACGAGGAGACCGCAAGCCCGGCGACCGGCCGCGCGATGGCGGCCGGCCGCCGGGGCCGGGCCTCATGGCGAGACGATCGGGTCAGGCGGCGGGGACCGGCGCGCCGGGAGTAGGCGGCGCGGATCCCGCGGCCGGGGGCGGCTGCTCGCCCACGTCGCCGCCCCGTATCAGCGCTTCCTCGTCCAGCGTCAGGCTCGCGTCGAGCCTCACTTCGCCGCGCGAGGCGTGCTCCTCCTCCATCTCCGCTTCCAGCTCCTCGTCACTCGGACCGAGCTCGGTGTCGAACTCGGCGAGGGCCGGATCGCCCGGCTGCGCGAACAGCAGCTTCATCGCCTGCTCGGTGCTCATCTCAGGCAGGTCCGGCGTGGGGGGCAGATCCCAATCCCGGCGCTGCTGCTCGGTCGTCGCGACCTGGTAGGCCGAGGCCATCGCCGCGTCGTACTCCTCGCGAGTGAGCGGAAAGACCACCGAGATCAATCGGTGCTCGAACTGCAAGGTCTCGTGCTCCACGGCACCCTCTCCTCCCGCCGGCTCACGACCCGGCATCACCAAGAACCGGACAGGGTTGCCGGCGCGGGGCGGCCGGCAACCCAGGACGCGTAAGGGTAGGAACGCGAAACCGCGCCGAGGATGCCCCTGCGCGATCGCCCGCCAGGCTCAGCGGGACATCGAATCGCCCGGCCGGTCGATCGCGGGACCACGCCCTGCGGCCGCCTCCGCGCCGCCCCGGGTGCCGGCCGCCCGGTCGGGCACGCCGCCCGCATGACCCGGCGCGGCGGCGTCCGCAGGGAGCGACGAGGCGGGCGACGCACCGTAGCGGGCGGGACGCTGTCCCCGGTCGAGGGCCCGAGCCTGATCCACCGTCATCGTGGGCGGGGGAGCGCCGACCTTGCGCGCCGCCTTGGTGACGGTCAGGCACGCGTAGTAGTAGGGGGAGTGCTTCGGCGCAATCCCCGCCGCCGCCGCCATGACCGGCGAGCGCCGCTCCGCGAGCTCGCGGACCAGCCGGTCGGCCGCGGCCCCGGACTCCAGTGCGCGGCACACCGTGCGCCAGTCCGCCTCGGATTGCGAGAAGTGGTCGCCGCGTCCGGACACGCCGCCCCCGGGACGGCTCCGCGATTCCGGCCTTGAACGGCCCGCCTCGTGCTCCAGCGCCGCGTGCCTGGCCGGAGGCAGCTCCTCGACCGGCACGGCCTCCGGGTTGCGGCCCGCGCCCGCGGCCCGCCGGCGCTCGGCCGCGTAGGCCGACACGCGGCGCCAGGACTCGTAGTCCCCCGCGATCGAACGAAGCTCCGCCCGATCGAACACCCGGTGGGCCACCTCCGGCCGGACGAGCAGCATCAGCGCCTGCATCTGATCCGGCGCCACCGCCTTCGCCACCGGCAGCCGGTAGAGCTGCGGCACCCTCGTCGCCGCCACCAGCGGCGGGGCGGTCGTGTAGGCCGGCTTCCGATTGACGAAGCCCGGCACGCGCAGGATGCGCGCGACGTCTACCGCGCCGGGGTCCCCGCCGTAGCGCTCGGCCAGGGCCGTGTTGTAGGCGACCACGCGGGCGGCGGCGCCCGCATCGTCCGGCGCCCCCCAGTACTGGTCATCCAGCTCCCAGTAGAGGTGGTACTTCGGCGGGGTCGACGAGCTGCGCAGCACGTGCGTCGGCGCGGGCAGATAGTCCGCCTTGACGTCCTCGGCGAGCCGCTCGAGGGCGGCGGGCCCGCCCGCATCCAGATCGGCGTGCAGGAACGCGAAGCGCGACACGAAACGCGCCTCCGCCCCGTAGACCGGCCGGCCCCGCTCGTCGGGCAGCCGGCGCACCGGATGGACGCCGCAGTAGACGTCCCAGCCCTGGAGGTTCTTCTCGCCCAGCCACATCAGGCGGCCCCGCTGCCGGCCGGCCCTGGTGACCTCGGCGCGCTCCAGATACGTCGTCCGGATCTGGCGGTAGTCCGCCGCCCCCGGACAGCGGTGGTTGATGATCTGGATCTTCAGCACGTCGTCCGACTCGTAGAGGTCCTCGAGCCACGACTGCGCCATCTCGAAATCGAGTTCCATGATCAGGGCACGCGCGCGGACAGACCGCGCCGGCAGCGTACCGACGGCGCCGACGCGGAGCGCGCTGCTACGCCGTTGGGCGTCGCCACCGCCACACGCTGTCCACACGGGAGTACGGCTCGCGATGGGATGATGGTGTGGTCGGGCGGAGGCGCGGATTCGGTGCCGGCGGGGCGGAAATGTGCTTGCGCACGCGACGGCCGGCTGCGCGGCCGTCCGATGTCCTTGTTCGAGCCGGCCGACCTGCAATGCGACGCGAACCGCGGCCCCGCCCGGGACGGCGTGCCGCCTGCCGGACCGGCCGGCAGCCAGTTTTGACGGCGCGCGAGACCAGCGAATACTCTGCCCGAGACGGATGCCGACCACGACGACGCAGTTGCCGCGCAAGCCACCATCCGACGCCCACAGGCGACGGCTGCTCGCACATTGGAACGAGCTCGTCGGCGCGCTCCCTCCCGACCTTGCTCACCGCCGCCCGTGCCTGCTCGGGCCCCCGGAGGCATTCTCCGACCAGCCGGCGCCGGCGTCGTACTTCAACGACTGGACGGGCCACGACCCGGCGCGCATGGGACCGTCGAGCATGGCCGTGGCGCGGCGCCTGGCGAGCAGCTGCGCCGGCTGGCCGCGCCGACCGAGCGCGGCCGAGTTCTACACCGCCGTCCACGCTGACAGACCCGACGCGCGGCAACAACTTCTCATCGCCGCTTGGGCGCGGGAAGCCACGTACCTCGACATCATCGACGCGTGGGGCGAGCACGTCTACACGATCCGCGAGCTCGTCGACGCGTTCCACAAGGTCGAGGGCCTCCGCACCTTCACGCGGTTCCGGTGGCTGAACCACATGGCGCTGGTGCCCGAAGCCGACGGAATCCCGCTGTGGAACTGCTGACGCTGCCCGAACCGGCAGCGACGCTGTGGCGAAGGGCCGGTCCGGCGCTCGAGCGCGCCCTCGCGCAGACGGGACGCCCGCCGGCGCGGTGGAGCATCGGCGGCGGCACCATCCTCGCCTGCCGCTGGGGGCACCGCGAGAGCACCGACATCGACCTGACGGCCCCGGCCGGCACCGGGATCGACCGGCTCGACGAGCGGGTCGGCGGCACGCTGCGGGCCGACATGACGGCCGCGGGCGCCGCCGACGTGTCGACCGGCAGGATGCGCCACCGGATCGTGTTCCGCGAGGGGAGCATCGACATCGCGGAGCTGGATCCTCGGCCGGCGGCCGGGCAGGCCGCCGCGCTCATCGAGGGCCGCGAGGTCGGCGTCAAGAGCACGACGCAGATCCTGCGCGGGAAGCTCGAGCGGGCGCTGCGCGAGGAAAGCCCCGCCCGGGACCTGTTCGACGTCGCGGTCGCGCACCACGCGGACCCCGACGCGCTCGCGCAGGCCGCGAACATGCTCGGCGAAGACGAGATCCGCCAGGTCAAGACGCACTGGCGGATCAACGCGCACCGCCTCGGGCACGAAGCCGAGGCGGCACTGGCGAGGGTGAGCCCGGAGTACGAGCCGGAGCGGCGCGACGTGGTCGCGCGGGCCATCGCACGGCTCGAGGACGCACGCTACCAGGCGGTCCGCATTCGCGTAACGCAAGGCGCACTGACCATCGAGACGCGCACGGCGGGGCGGCCCCCGACGACGATCCGCACCGGGCACGACGAGGCGGCCGCCACGCTCGAGCGCACCGGCATGGGCGAGTTCCTCAACCGGCACACCGCCGGCGGCCGCAGGCGCGTCATGCAAGAGGCCGGCGCCGCGAGAGGGCGCGGCGGCACCGAGACCACCATCCTCGACTGGCAAGGGCCGG carries:
- a CDS encoding nucleotidyl transferase AbiEii/AbiGii toxin family protein, encoding MGAGSHVPRHHRRVGRARLHDPRARRRVPQGRGPPHLHAVPVAEPHGAGARSRRNPAVELLTLPEPAATLWRRAGPALERALAQTGRPPARWSIGGGTILACRWGHRESTDIDLTAPAGTGIDRLDERVGGTLRADMTAAGAADVSTGRMRHRIVFREGSIDIAELDPRPAAGQAAALIEGREVGVKSTTQILRGKLERALREESPARDLFDVAVAHHADPDALAQAANMLGEDEIRQVKTHWRINAHRLGHEAEAALARVSPEYEPERRDVVARAIARLEDARYQAVRIRVTQGALTIETRTAGRPPTTIRTGHDEAAATLERTGMGEFLNRHTAGGRRRVMQEAGAARGRGGTETTILDWQGPAGSGAAARGSSP